One genomic window of Candidatus Pseudobacter hemicellulosilyticus includes the following:
- a CDS encoding heparan-alpha-glucosaminide N-acetyltransferase domain-containing protein has translation MRSRIVSLDVVRGLIMVIMALDHTRDYFTDVRFDPTDLSQASPALFLTRWITHYCAPVFVFLAGTAAFLYGRKVNNKKQLSRFLWSRGGVLVLLELTLVHLGFWFNFSYNFIVLQVIWAIGMSMIVLAALVWLPLRWIAVFGLVLILGHNALDGIAPADTGAFAVPWTFLHVQSVLPLAPNHQLFVGYTLIPWIGVMAAGYAFGQFFTLGSERRRSLFLRLGAGMILGFLLLRGLNIYGDPRPWSAQQSSLYTVLSFLNVTKYPPSLSYLLMTLGPAILLLGLLERGVGRIGQFFSVYGKVPLFYYLLHFYIIHTLTIIAGAAQGFDPLIFFNFPFGYPPSYGFPLWAVYLWWIGIVALLYFPCKWYGKLKSRSQHPVFSYI, from the coding sequence ATGCGTAGCCGAATCGTTTCGCTGGATGTGGTCAGAGGCCTGATCATGGTGATCATGGCACTGGACCATACCCGCGATTATTTCACTGATGTCCGCTTTGATCCCACCGATCTTTCCCAGGCCAGCCCGGCTCTTTTCCTCACCCGGTGGATCACCCATTACTGCGCCCCCGTCTTTGTTTTCCTGGCCGGCACTGCCGCCTTTCTCTATGGCCGCAAGGTCAACAATAAAAAGCAATTATCCCGTTTCCTCTGGTCCCGCGGCGGGGTATTGGTACTGCTGGAACTGACCCTGGTGCACCTGGGCTTCTGGTTCAACTTTAGCTACAACTTCATTGTGCTGCAGGTGATCTGGGCCATCGGTATGTCCATGATCGTACTGGCTGCCCTGGTCTGGCTGCCGCTTCGCTGGATAGCTGTCTTTGGCCTGGTCCTGATACTGGGCCATAACGCCCTGGATGGCATCGCCCCAGCCGACACGGGCGCCTTTGCCGTGCCCTGGACCTTCCTGCATGTACAGAGCGTATTGCCGCTGGCCCCCAACCATCAGTTGTTTGTAGGTTATACCCTGATACCCTGGATAGGCGTTATGGCAGCCGGTTATGCTTTTGGCCAGTTCTTTACACTGGGATCCGAACGCCGGCGCAGCCTGTTCCTGCGACTTGGCGCCGGCATGATCCTCGGCTTCCTCCTGTTGCGCGGCCTCAATATCTATGGCGATCCCCGCCCCTGGTCCGCTCAACAGTCCTCCCTTTATACGGTATTGTCATTCCTGAATGTCACCAAGTATCCGCCCTCGCTCAGCTACCTGCTGATGACCCTGGGACCGGCCATCCTCCTGCTGGGATTGCTGGAACGCGGCGTTGGCCGGATCGGGCAGTTCTTTTCGGTGTATGGAAAAGTGCCGCTGTTCTATTACCTGCTGCATTTTTACATCATCCATACCCTGACCATCATAGCCGGTGCGGCCCAGGGCTTTGATCCGCTGATCTTCTTCAATTTCCCCTTCGGCTATCCTCCCTCTTATGGCTTCCCGCTATGGGCTGTTTACCTATGGTGGATCGGCATTGTAGCCCTGCTTTACTTCCCCTGCAAATGGTACGGGAAACTGAAAAGCAGGAGCCAGCACCCTGTGTTCTCCTATATTTAA
- a CDS encoding FecR domain-containing protein: protein MQIDKTIIEKFLQGRCTPEEARKLHRYLNDHPGLIREWFGKDWEEAGAGPAVDSQHAAGMYHIIEERIHGPQRRLLRALPWAAVAAAITGLCIWLAQPTGQQATAPVQLAVVDTVVRSAPAVSWRQQQNTSGRPMKLNLPDGSQVSLSPDALIKYAPGFDTDKREIHVEGEASFNVAQEKNRPFTVYAGGLATTALGTSFRISTTASSVRVQLLTGKVVVKAIRKTLPGWKKDVYLLPGQHLKYDVVNSLVKLSGTGKELQDIPSPATAPDPVDTPQQMVFDNTPLPEVFNKLKAHYNLSIEYTAKELEGLSFTGTIFYTDSLPILLQAIGRMNDLAVTSIPTGFSITKANRE, encoded by the coding sequence ATGCAGATAGACAAAACGATTATAGAAAAATTCCTCCAGGGACGCTGTACCCCCGAAGAAGCCCGAAAGCTGCATCGTTACCTTAACGATCATCCGGGCCTGATACGGGAATGGTTCGGAAAGGACTGGGAGGAAGCAGGAGCGGGGCCAGCCGTGGACAGCCAGCATGCAGCAGGGATGTACCATATCATTGAAGAACGCATTCATGGCCCGCAACGGCGTTTATTACGCGCCCTGCCCTGGGCGGCTGTGGCTGCTGCCATAACAGGTCTCTGCATCTGGCTGGCGCAGCCAACCGGACAGCAGGCAACAGCGCCTGTACAGCTGGCTGTAGTAGATACAGTGGTCCGGTCAGCGCCAGCTGTCAGCTGGCGCCAGCAACAGAATACCAGTGGCAGGCCAATGAAACTGAACCTGCCGGATGGATCGCAGGTATCCCTTTCACCGGACGCTCTTATAAAATACGCGCCAGGCTTTGATACGGACAAAAGGGAGATCCATGTAGAAGGAGAAGCCAGTTTCAACGTAGCGCAGGAAAAGAACAGGCCTTTCACCGTGTATGCGGGCGGGTTAGCTACTACTGCCCTGGGCACCTCTTTCCGGATCAGCACCACCGCCTCATCCGTACGGGTGCAATTACTTACCGGGAAAGTAGTGGTGAAAGCCATCAGGAAAACCCTGCCGGGCTGGAAGAAAGATGTTTACCTGCTGCCCGGCCAGCACCTGAAATATGATGTGGTCAACAGTCTGGTAAAATTATCCGGCACAGGAAAGGAACTGCAGGATATTCCATCGCCCGCTACAGCACCTGATCCTGTTGACACACCGCAGCAGATGGTATTTGACAATACACCGCTGCCGGAGGTATTCAACAAACTGAAAGCACATTATAACCTATCTATTGAATATACAGCCAAAGAGCTGGAAGGACTTAGCTTCACAGGAACCATATTCTATACCGATTCGCTGCCAATTCTGTTACAAGCCATCGGTCGCATGAACGACCTGGCCGTGACCAGTATTCCCACCGGCTTCAGCATCACGAAAGCAAACAGGGAATAA
- a CDS encoding TonB-dependent receptor, whose translation MKGKVHRFIKQPLQMLAGIFLLLLLTQYSYAQQGEVEVTGTVMSEKGDLLEGVSVTARRTGGKETYSAVTNEKGLFLFRSLTAGQKYDFSFTFVGYQDGSYKAYTVKSKGQKNSILIRLSQKNNQLEEVVVTGQGLDISKKRISSTVTTIKSSELENIPSSRFDQLLQSKLPNAQIRLTGGQAGATSIMRVRGVNSAFKNSTPIIYVDGVRMDNLNTSSSIGGGSAQGAAISSIADIPMDNIDKVEYINGGAATTLYGSDAANGVIQIFTKKGTRAGVSITAEAQLGVEKSTNDFLFFDRTKDLLFQDGLFQKYHVAVNGGSDQFGYSFSGNFLNNSGVMIHDQNKNRKIDFSSGFRAALGKKLTYESSFIFVNNQYKRSRNGNQGGYTGLWFAESGASANTGPRFNNKLDELTDSAFGVMKDWVSTAERLQNDQINVNRMTISQSFKYRPFKNMLIKAAGGLDYRILKDQTVQTNEYMNHTTNVFNRMDRGSVSNTERKAMGITLELNGQYTWRTGDFSLVTTVGSQFFRTEDEQLSLSGTNIRDGSLIVGDAATRNANNSYGAVVNYGIYIQENIGYKEKLFLDLGIRGDGNPAFGELIGVQYYPKAGVSYVLSEEPWFERLSGIVSSARLRANIGVAGNLPADYANLRTISFTGFAGDQAAFFGQPGNPNIGPEKSTTTEFGIDLSFLEERIRLSAGYYRSVTRDALFSLPPTPSSGELQNQDFNVGEILNRGWEFNTVLVPVKTKDWTASVNLSLNTLYNVVQNANGVAPFNLNGFSARTIQTVMEEGFPVGYIRGTYGTFDKDGALENSIANSYLGTTIPDLFGSMGINIQYRNWQLFANADYQKGAYASNWDAQFRYNYGASNSGIPQGEIDKNGRLNWLSFTNMFIEKTDFIKVRTIGLLYTLRPVAKNRAVKGLTVGFSVANPLNFASSTFDPEATISGGARGQGSATTGGVSYATYSAPRQFIGSVRFNF comes from the coding sequence ATGAAAGGAAAGGTACACCGTTTCATCAAGCAACCATTACAGATGCTGGCAGGCATATTCCTGCTGTTGCTGCTGACGCAATACAGTTATGCACAGCAGGGCGAAGTAGAAGTTACCGGTACGGTCATGTCTGAAAAAGGCGACCTGCTGGAAGGCGTTTCCGTGACGGCCAGACGCACAGGCGGAAAAGAAACTTATTCCGCCGTTACCAATGAGAAAGGACTGTTCCTGTTCAGGAGCTTAACAGCGGGACAGAAATATGATTTCAGCTTCACTTTTGTAGGCTACCAGGATGGCAGCTACAAGGCGTATACAGTTAAAAGCAAAGGCCAGAAGAATTCCATACTGATCAGGCTCAGCCAGAAGAACAACCAGCTGGAAGAAGTGGTGGTCACCGGACAGGGGCTTGATATCTCCAAGAAACGGATCTCTTCTACCGTTACTACTATCAAATCTTCCGAGCTGGAGAATATTCCTTCCAGCCGGTTCGACCAGCTGCTGCAATCCAAGCTGCCCAATGCACAGATCAGGCTGACCGGCGGCCAGGCAGGCGCCACTTCCATCATGCGGGTAAGAGGCGTGAACTCCGCTTTCAAGAACTCCACACCGATTATTTATGTGGATGGAGTACGGATGGATAACCTTAACACCTCATCCAGCATTGGCGGCGGAAGTGCGCAGGGAGCCGCTATCAGCTCCATTGCCGATATTCCCATGGATAATATCGATAAAGTAGAATACATCAACGGGGGCGCCGCCACTACTTTGTATGGATCTGATGCCGCCAATGGCGTGATCCAGATCTTCACTAAAAAGGGTACCAGGGCTGGCGTCAGTATTACTGCAGAAGCCCAGCTGGGCGTGGAGAAATCTACCAATGATTTCCTGTTCTTTGACCGTACCAAAGACCTCCTGTTCCAGGACGGTCTGTTCCAGAAATACCATGTGGCCGTCAACGGCGGCTCTGATCAGTTCGGATATAGCTTCTCCGGCAATTTCCTTAACAATTCCGGGGTAATGATCCACGATCAGAACAAGAACCGCAAGATCGATTTCAGCAGCGGTTTTCGTGCTGCCCTCGGAAAGAAGCTGACCTATGAAAGCTCGTTTATTTTTGTGAACAACCAGTATAAGCGGAGCCGCAATGGTAACCAGGGTGGGTATACCGGTCTCTGGTTTGCGGAAAGCGGTGCTTCCGCCAATACAGGCCCCCGCTTCAACAATAAGCTGGATGAACTCACTGATTCCGCTTTCGGGGTGATGAAGGATTGGGTGAGTACAGCAGAACGCTTGCAGAATGACCAGATCAATGTCAACCGGATGACCATCTCCCAGTCGTTCAAGTACAGGCCTTTCAAAAATATGCTGATCAAAGCTGCCGGTGGTCTCGACTACCGCATTCTGAAAGACCAGACGGTGCAGACCAATGAATACATGAACCATACCACCAATGTGTTCAACCGGATGGACAGGGGCAGCGTATCCAATACCGAAAGGAAAGCCATGGGCATTACCCTGGAGCTGAATGGACAGTACACCTGGAGAACGGGTGATTTTTCACTGGTGACCACCGTAGGCAGCCAGTTCTTCCGCACAGAAGATGAGCAGCTGTCCTTATCAGGCACCAATATCCGTGATGGATCGCTGATAGTAGGCGATGCTGCTACCAGGAATGCCAATAACTCCTATGGCGCTGTGGTGAATTATGGCATCTACATCCAGGAAAATATCGGCTATAAAGAAAAACTGTTCCTTGACCTGGGTATCCGTGGTGATGGCAACCCGGCCTTTGGTGAGCTGATCGGCGTTCAGTACTATCCCAAAGCCGGTGTGTCTTACGTGCTGAGTGAAGAACCCTGGTTTGAAAGGCTGTCGGGTATTGTTTCTTCTGCAAGGCTGCGTGCCAATATCGGTGTGGCCGGTAACCTGCCTGCTGATTATGCCAACCTGAGGACCATCTCTTTCACGGGCTTTGCCGGTGACCAGGCCGCTTTTTTTGGTCAGCCGGGTAACCCGAATATTGGACCTGAAAAATCCACTACAACTGAGTTCGGGATCGACCTGTCCTTTCTGGAAGAGCGTATCCGTCTTTCAGCAGGATATTACCGTTCTGTTACCAGGGATGCACTCTTTTCCCTGCCGCCCACGCCTTCTTCCGGTGAATTGCAGAACCAGGACTTTAACGTGGGTGAGATCCTGAACCGCGGCTGGGAGTTCAATACGGTGCTGGTGCCCGTGAAGACCAAAGACTGGACTGCCAGTGTAAACCTTTCACTGAACACCCTGTATAATGTGGTGCAAAACGCAAACGGCGTAGCTCCTTTCAACCTGAACGGCTTCAGCGCCCGGACCATCCAGACTGTTATGGAAGAAGGATTCCCTGTAGGTTATATTCGGGGCACCTACGGTACATTCGATAAAGATGGTGCGCTGGAAAACTCCATCGCCAACTCCTACCTGGGTACCACCATACCCGATCTGTTCGGTAGCATGGGCATCAATATCCAGTACAGGAACTGGCAGCTGTTTGCTAATGCCGATTACCAGAAAGGGGCTTATGCCAGCAACTGGGATGCCCAGTTCCGCTACAATTACGGCGCTTCCAATTCCGGCATTCCCCAGGGAGAGATCGACAAGAACGGCCGTCTCAACTGGCTGAGCTTTACCAATATGTTCATTGAGAAAACAGATTTTATTAAGGTACGAACCATAGGCTTGCTGTATACACTCCGGCCTGTTGCAAAGAACAGGGCGGTTAAAGGGCTGACAGTAGGCTTCTCCGTTGCCAATCCCCTGAATTTCGCTTCTTCCACCTTTGATCCGGAAGCTACCATCAGCGGAGGCGCCCGCGGCCAGGGCAGCGCTACTACCGGCGGCGTTTCCTATGCTACCTATTCAGCGCCCCGCCAGTTTATCGGATCGGTCCGTTTCAATTTTTAA
- a CDS encoding sigma-70 family RNA polymerase sigma factor has protein sequence MNDITGIRLNEGSFREVYDQFHAKAFRYFLKRTSRQETATELTQQLFIKLWQSRHTLSAAHSLDIQLFTMANSVWIDHLRKEATSRKYFSMVDDFEPMIDSMPASTGLPGIEARDHLRLAMHQLSPVRRKVFILKMMHGFSNQEIAGKLSVSVKTVEDHLWKAMRLIRSFIATLWTFLLFSLSWPPAY, from the coding sequence ATGAATGATATAACCGGCATCAGGCTCAACGAAGGCTCGTTCCGGGAGGTGTATGATCAGTTCCACGCAAAAGCATTCAGGTATTTCCTGAAACGCACTTCCCGGCAGGAAACAGCCACAGAACTCACCCAGCAGTTGTTTATTAAATTGTGGCAATCCCGTCATACCCTGTCGGCTGCCCATAGTCTGGATATACAGCTGTTCACCATGGCCAACAGCGTGTGGATTGATCATCTGCGCAAGGAAGCCACCAGCAGGAAATATTTCAGCATGGTGGACGATTTTGAACCCATGATCGACAGCATGCCCGCCAGCACGGGGTTACCCGGCATAGAGGCCAGAGACCATCTGCGGCTGGCCATGCACCAGCTATCTCCCGTTCGCAGAAAAGTATTCATCCTTAAAATGATGCATGGCTTCTCCAACCAGGAGATTGCCGGTAAACTGTCCGTATCTGTAAAAACGGTGGAAGATCATCTCTGGAAGGCCATGCGCCTGATCAGGTCTTTTATAGCCACCTTATGGACATTCCTGCTTTTCAGCCTTTCCTGGCCCCCTGCATATTAA
- a CDS encoding ectonucleotide pyrophosphatase/phosphodiesterase, which produces MHKKVFTLLVAGLGLYTGAIAQKAKYVILVSIDGFRSDFYRDPSWATPQLQQLARYGAYAEGVNGVFPTVTYPSHTTLITGTTPGKHGILYNTEFVPGEEGGQWYTDVKKIKVETLWEAVGKAGLKSASVSWPVSVGAPIDYNIPEIWNKDNGSDRRGATAEFATPKGLFEEAVANATGKMEMNDYNLSSPSMDQNLARIAGYIIRKYKPNFLSIHLPCTDGAQHAEGRESELLRRTIAGADNAIGILIDALQKAGIKDSTAIIVSGDHGFVDTHSSFAPNVWLAKKGLLGKGEDWKARFIPTGGAAFLRLKNSKDAATLQQVRQLLEELPEGYKKLFRIVEKAELVKAGGDPDAVLALAAVQGITFNSASTGDEFRPGKGGTHGYFPDFKEIQTGFVASGAGIKAGVVLPVMSLTDVAPVIANLLGIELKQATGTTYPGILDMGKSKR; this is translated from the coding sequence ATGCATAAGAAAGTATTTACACTGCTGGTGGCCGGCCTTGGTCTGTACACCGGCGCCATAGCGCAAAAAGCCAAATACGTGATCCTGGTAAGCATAGATGGTTTCCGTTCTGATTTTTACAGGGATCCTTCCTGGGCTACACCCCAGCTGCAGCAGCTGGCCAGATACGGCGCGTATGCAGAAGGCGTGAACGGTGTATTCCCCACCGTTACCTATCCTTCCCATACCACCCTCATCACCGGCACTACGCCCGGCAAACATGGTATCCTGTACAATACGGAATTTGTACCCGGTGAAGAAGGCGGTCAATGGTATACCGATGTCAAAAAGATAAAGGTGGAAACGCTTTGGGAAGCCGTGGGTAAAGCCGGACTGAAGTCGGCCTCCGTATCCTGGCCCGTTTCTGTAGGAGCGCCCATCGACTATAACATCCCCGAGATCTGGAATAAGGACAATGGGTCTGATCGTCGTGGCGCTACCGCGGAATTTGCCACTCCCAAAGGGCTGTTTGAAGAAGCGGTGGCCAATGCCACCGGCAAGATGGAGATGAATGATTATAATCTTTCTTCTCCCAGTATGGACCAGAACCTGGCCCGTATTGCAGGGTATATCATCCGCAAGTACAAGCCCAACTTTTTGTCCATTCACCTGCCCTGCACCGATGGCGCACAGCATGCTGAAGGTCGCGAGAGCGAATTGCTGAGACGCACCATCGCCGGCGCTGACAATGCCATCGGCATCCTGATAGACGCGCTGCAAAAAGCAGGCATCAAAGACAGCACCGCCATCATTGTTTCCGGCGATCATGGATTTGTAGACACCCATTCCAGCTTTGCTCCCAATGTATGGCTGGCCAAAAAAGGATTGCTGGGTAAAGGTGAAGACTGGAAAGCCCGCTTCATTCCCACAGGTGGCGCCGCCTTTCTGCGGCTTAAGAACAGCAAGGATGCCGCTACGCTGCAACAGGTAAGGCAACTCCTGGAAGAACTGCCTGAAGGCTATAAAAAGCTGTTCCGCATTGTAGAGAAAGCTGAGCTGGTAAAAGCCGGCGGCGACCCAGATGCAGTACTGGCACTGGCTGCCGTACAGGGCATCACTTTCAACAGCGCTTCCACCGGCGATGAGTTCCGGCCGGGTAAAGGTGGCACGCATGGTTATTTCCCTGATTTCAAAGAGATCCAGACAGGGTTTGTGGCCAGCGGCGCCGGCATCAAAGCAGGTGTTGTACTGCCTGTTATGTCCCTTACGGATGTTGCCCCGGTTATTGCCAACCTGCTGGGCATTGAACTGAAGCAGGCTACCGGTACTACCTATCCCGGTATACTGGACATGGGCAAAAGCAAACGCTAA